AACCAGCACCGGGCGGTACGCCGCTGACGCGGGCCCGTCCCGCATGAGTTCGCGCACGAGTACGAGCACCAGGAGCCGCCGATGCCGTCCGCACTCTCCGCTGCCCGCGTGCTGGGCCTGACCCTGGTGTTGCTGAGCACGGCACCGGTGGCCAGGGCCGACGACGACACCTGGACCGTGGTGCCGTCCGGCAGCATGCGGCCGTACTTCTACGCGGAGGGCGCGCCCGGCACGGTGCTCCAGGACACGGTGTCCGTGCGCAACCCGGGCGACGCTCCGCTGACCGTCCGGCTGCGCGGCGCGGACGCCGACAACACGGCGGACGGCGGCTTCGCCGTGCGCAGGCGGGCGACGGACACCGGGGCGTGGATCAGCTTCGCGCGGACGACGACGGCCGGTCGCCGGGTCCCGGTGGGCGCGGTCTGGGTGAAGATCCCCGCGCACACCCGCGCGGACGTGCCGTTCACCGTGAGCGTGCCCTCGGGTGCGGCGCCCGGCGACCACCCCGGCGCGATCGTGGCGAGCGCCGGCGGCCGGTCCGCCGCCGTCCGCGTCCATCTGCGGGTCGCCGGACCGACGCTGTCCGCGCTCACCGTCGAGCATGTCGCCGTGCGGGGCGGGCGCATCTCGTACGAGCTGGTCAACCGCGGCAACACCGTGCTCGCCCCGCGCCTCGCGGTCACCGCCGACGGCCTCTTCGGCCGGGTCCTCGACCGGGCCCCGCACGCCCTGCCCGTCGAGCTGCTCCCGGGTCGCCGCGTCACGCTCACCGAACCCTGGCCACACGCCCCGGCGTTGGACTCCGTCGACGTGCGGCTGACGGTCACCGCGGCGGGCGGGGCCCGCGACGAGGCTAAGGCGCGGGCGCGGTTCGTGCCGTGGGGCGCGGTGGCGGGGGCCGCGGGCGGCCTCGCGGCGATCGCCGCGCTCCTGTTCTTCGTCGTACGGCGTCGCAGGCGCCCCGCGCCCGACGGTGAGGCGAGTGAACAGCCGCGTACGGAAGTCGAGTTGACGGGAGCGGTGTCGTGAGCGTCGTCGTGAACTGCGGGAGTCGCCGGCGGCGGACGCCGGCGCTGGTGGCCCTCCTCGTGCTCGCCCTCGTGGCGCTCCCGTTCGCCGGAACGCCCGCCCACGCGGCGGACAAGCCGGCCGTGAAGCTCTCCAAGTCGCAGGCGGGGACCGGTGGTTCGATCACCGTCACCGGCAGCGGATGGCGGCCCAAGGCGCTGCTGATGATGCTGATCTGTGGCCAGTCCGTGCCCTCCCGGGGCGTGCTCGGCGGCACCAACTCGTGCGCCAACGCGGACGGCCGGGCCGTCACCACCGACGCGAAGGGCAGGTTCAGCAAGGAGCTGCCGGTCGCCGAGCCGCCGAAGCCCTGCCCCTGTGTGGTGCACGTGGCCACCGTCACCGGAGAGAAGGCGCAGGCGGACGCCATCTTCATGGTCGCCGGGCACTCGGTCGAGCCGCTGCCGCCGGAGGAGGCGGGCGGGCGCCTGTCGGTGCTCACGGACACCCGGCTCGACGGCTCCAGTGGCCTGCTCACCTGGTTCGGCTCCCCGCCCGCCCGCACCCTCGTCTTCACCGTCGGCAACACCGGCACCGCGGCCGTCAAGAACCCGGTCTTCCAGGTCGGCACCTCTCACGGCGTGTTCGCGCCGCAGTGGGAGGACCAGCAGTGGCGCGGCACGATCGCACCCGGCAAGCGGGCCCGGATCACCCTGCCCGTCGAGCTGTCCGCCGGGGCGCACGGCGACTACACCGTCTCGCTGAAGTACGCCGGGAAGGTCCTCGCCGAGCAGCCCTGGGGTGTCGGCCGGCCCTGGGGCGTCACCCTCTTCTGGATCCTGGTCTGCGTGGTCGTGCCCGCGGCGCTGTTCCGGATCGGGATGGCCGTGGTGGACCGGATCCGGCCGCGTACGTCGGCGGGGCGGCGGCGCTTCGGCCTCGGCACCCCGGCCGGCGGGGGCGTCCTCGGCGGCCGGGGGAGCCGGAGCGGCTCGGGCGGCAAGCACCGGGGCCTGGGCTTCGGCCTGCCCGAACTCGCCTCGCGCTTCCCTAGGTCGAGCACGCCCGCCTCCGCCACCGAATCCTCCGCCGCGCCCGCCGCGACCCCTACGACTCCGGCCCTGCCGTGGTTCACCCCGGACACCGATCCGGGCACCCCGGCGACCGGTCAGCTCTCCGCACCGCACGACAACAGCCCGACGGCTCAGGCGAGCCGGACGGGACGGACGAGTCGGACCAGAGAGGGAAACACGTGAGCAAGCCGAAGAGAGCGAGCGCGGCCGGGGTCGCGCTCATGCTCGGCGGTGCGGGCATCCTGCTGGGAGTGGCCGCGGCCCCGGCCCAGGCCGCCGAAGTGTCGTACGCCACCAAGTGCGTTCCGCCCGCGGCCTCGGGCCTGGACCCCGTCGAGGGAACCACGAAGGTGGAGATCACCGCCCCGGCCACGGCGAAGGTCGGCGACACGGTCGACGTGGTGTGGAAGTTCGTCCAGGCCGCCTCGAAGAACCCCGACCTCATCGACCTGCCGAAGGACTCGGTCCAGCCGAGCGGCACCCTCAAGGCGACCGGCGCGCAGAGCGCCGACATCGCCGTGCAGGGGCCGCGCCAGAACCCGGCCATCCCCAAGGGCGGCGCCATGGTGCTGTCCGACATGAAGGGCACCCTGAAACTGACGGCACCCGGCGAGGTCACGCTCACGCCCGACGCGTACTCCATCAACGCCTACAGCACGGACACCAAGTGCACGCCGACCGAGACGGTGAAGTCCGCGGCGACGATCAACGTGACGGCGGGCAACGGGAGTTCGCCGAGCACGTCACCGGATCCGTCTGCGTCCGCGTCTGCGTCCGCTTCCGCCTCGGCGACGAGTACGCCGACCGCCTCAGCCAGTGAGAGCGGGAGCGGCGGCTCGGCGGGCGGTGACGACGGCGGGCAGAGCGACTTCCCGGGCAAGGAGGTCTCTGTCCCGTACCAGTGCAAGACGCCGATCGGGGACAAGAGCGCCACCTCGCCCGTGCAGATCAACGCCAAGAAGGACGGCGGGAGTTACGGCCTCACGGTGCAGTTCAAGAAGTCCGTGATGGACAGCCCCGCGACCATCCCGGCGGGCTCGGTCAAGCCGTCGATGGAGGTCGCCCTGGGCGGCGCCGACAAGGGCACCGTGCATGTCGAGGGCCCGGCCAACACCAAGGAGATCAAGTCGGGCGACCCGATCGAGATACCGGACCTCACGGGCACCTACAAGCCGGGCGCCAGCGGTGAATCCACCCTGTCCCCGGGCGTGCTGACGGTCGAGGCCCTGGGTACGACGACGACCTGCACCCCGGCCAAGTCCGCGGTCTCCCTCACGCTGGACACCACCGAACAGGCGGGCGGAGCCGCGGGCGGCGGTTCGTCCTCCGGCAGCGGCGGTACGTCCTCCGGCGGCGCCAGCGGCGGCCTCGCCGAGACCGGCTCCGACAGCCACAGCACCCTCAAGGCCCTGGCCCTGGTCGCCGGCACGGTGACCCTGCTGGGCGGCGCGGTCTTCACGTTCATGCCGCGGCGGCGGATGCGCTGAGTCCGCGGGCGGAACGCGGAGGGCCCCCGCACCGAGCGGTGCGGGGGCCCTCCGTCGTAGAACCGGTCGAACCGGTCGAACCGGCGGAACCGGTCGAACCGTCAGGGGTACGTCTCAGTGGACGTCGCCCATGAGTTCCTTGACCTTCTTGCGGTACATCCACACCGCGACACCGGCGACCACGGCCAGCACGGCCTGGAAGGCCACGATGCCCGTCTTGTTCAGGTCGACGCCGGCGATGGAGAGCAGACCGGTCGTGGCGTCACCGGCGGTGACGGCCAGGAACCAGACACCCATCATCTGGGAGGCGTACTTCGCGGGGGCCATCTTCGTGGTGACGGAGAGACCGACCGGGGAGACCGTCAGCTCGGCGACGGTCTGCACGAAGTAGATCGCGACCAGCCACATCGCGGCCGCCTTGTGACCGCCCTCGGCGATCGACAGCGGGGCGAGGAAGAGGAAGAACGAGGCGCCGATCAGCAGCAGACCCGAGGCGAACTTCACCGCCGTGCTCGGCTCCTTGCCGCGCCGGTTCATCGCCAGCCACGCCCAGGCGAAGACCGGGGCGAGCGCCATGATCATGACCGGGTTGACCGACTGGTACCAGGAGACCGGGAACTCCCAGCCGAAGACGGTGTTCTCGGCGGAGGAGTCGGCGAAGATCGACAGGGTCGAACCGCCCTGGTCGTAGATCATCCAGAACACGGCCGCGGCGACGAAGAACCAGATGTACGCGGACATCTTCGACTGCTCGGCGCGGTCCAGGTCCTTGTCGCGCTTGATGCGCCCGATGACCAGGACCGGGATGATCAGACCGGCGATCGTGATCGGGACCAGCAGCCAGTTCAGCGTGTAGTGGCCGGAGAAGCCGACGACGGCGTAGAAGACGACGGCGATGGCGGCCCAGATCGCGGACTTGCGCAGCGTCGCGGACTTCTCCTCGGCGGACAGCGGCGTCGGGACGATGTCCGAGCGCGAGTTCAGGTGACGGCTGCCGAGCAGGAACTGGCCCAGGCCCAGGGCCATGCCGAGCGCGGCGAGCGCGAAGCCCAGGTGCCAGTTGACGTTCTCGCCGATGGTGCCGATGACCAGCGGGGCGGCGAAGGCGCCCACGTTGATGCCGATGTAGAAGAGCGTGAAGCCACCGTCACGGCGCGGGTCGTCCGCGCCCTTGTAGAGGTGGCCGACCATCGTGGAGATGTTGGCCTTCAGCAGACCGGAACCGATCGCGACGAGGCCGAGACCCGCGAAGAAGGTGCCCGACGTCGGGAGGGCCAGCGTGAGGTGGCCCAGCATGATGACGAGGCCGGCGACGGCCACGGTCTTGCGGGGGCCGAGGACGCGGTCCGCGAACCAGCCGCCCGGCAGGGCGAGCAGGTACACGAGCGACACGTACACCGAGTAGATCGCGGTCGCGGTGGCCGCACTCAGGTGCAGGCCGCCCGGTGCCACCAGGTACAGCGGGAGCAGAGCCCTCATGCCGTAGTAGGAGAAACGCTCCCACATCTCGGTCATGAAGAGAGTGGCCAGTCCGCGGGGGTGGCCGAAGAAGGTCTTCTCGGAACCGGGGGTGCCCGGAGTCACCGAGTCCTTCGTCAGGCTGGACGCCATGGTTGTTCCTTGCTGGTCGGGACGCGCTGCGAGAGCGGTTGCGCGCCCGGTGGGGGCGGCCGGCACCGGCACGGTCGGGCCGTCCCACCCCACGCCCTGGGGAGTCCGTTCCGGGTTTCGGAGCGGCGGACGGTGACCACCGGGATCCACGCCCCTCGCACGTTCAGCGCGCTCGGGGCCCGGCCACAGGTCATTCCTGTCGAGGCCGGCAGAAGCCGACCTGTCGAGGCCGGCGAAAGCCGGCCCGCACACAAAAGAGACCTTCAGCGTCAAGTACTCGCCAAAGGTCCCCGGTGTTGCTAAAGGCGTTGCCGTCACCATACGACACGACACTGCCGGATATGGAAGGACTTGAGATATGGATCACAGGCGATCATGGAACCGCGGAGTGCATTCGAAGGTGTTTCTCATAATCGCATCCCATAGCCGCAGGCTCACACGGCGGAACTAGGAACTCCGTTTCGCCGGGGCATTCTCGCAGGCCCAGGTAAGAATCACGGTCGACGATCACACCCCGGCTCCTGTCCGCGGCGGACTACCATCACCCCATGACCCGTGTACTGCTCGCCGAGGACGACGCGTCCATCTCGGAGCCGCTGGCCCGCGCACTGCGCCGGGAAGGTTACGAGGTCGAGGTGCGTGAGGACGGACCCACCGCGCTCGACGCCGGACTGCAGGGCGGCATCGACCTGGTCGTGCTGGACCTCGGCCTGCCCGGCATGGACGGCCTGGAGGTGGCCCGCCGGCTGCGCGCCGAAGGCCACACCGTCCCGATCCTCGTCCTGACCGCGCGCGCCGACGAGGTGGACACCGTCGTCGGTCTGGACGCGGGCGCCGACGACTACGTCACCAAGCCCTTCCGGCTCGCCGAACTGCTCGCCCGCGTCCGGGCCCTGCTGCGGCGCGGCGCCGCCGAGCCCGCGCAGCCGCCCGCCACGCACGGCGTGCGCATCGACGTCGAGTCGCACCGCGCCTGGATGGGCGAGGAGGAACTCCAGCTCACGGCGAAGGAGTTCGACCTGCTGCGGGTCCTCGTCCGGGACGCCGGCCGGGTCGTCACGCGCGACCAGCTGATGCGCGAGGTCTGGGACACCACGTGGTGGTCGTCCACCAAGACCCTCGACATGCACATCTCGTGGCTGCGCAAGAAGCTCGGCGACGACGCGGCGAACCCCCGCTACATCGCGACGGTACGGGGCGTCGGCTTCCGCTTCGAGAAGAGCTGAGGTTCGGGAGGAGCTCGGCTCTTCGAGAAGAGCCGAGCCCGCTCCGCACCGCGGGCCCCCCACGTTTCGGTACAGGTAAGAGGACATGCGCCGTCGACTGATCCAGTCCACGCTCGCCGTCGTGCTCGTGGTGATCGCCGTCTTCGGCGTGTCCCTCGTCATCGTCGAGACCCGCACGATCGGCAACAGCGCCCAGGAGCGGGTGGACTCCGAGGCGCAGAAGCTGGCGAGCATCGTGGACAGCCGTCTCATCGGCGACGCACGCGTCAGCGGGGAGATCCTCAAGGCCCAGGTCACCGGCCAGCGGTACGCCGTGATCCGGATCCCCGGCAAGGACCCGATCGAGGTCGGCACCAAGCCCGGCGGCGACGTCATCCACGCCAAGGTCAAGGGCGAGGAGGGCGAGACGGTCGTCGTCCAGGAGCCGCGCTCGTCCGTGACCCGGGAGGTCGGCCGCACACTGCTGATCATCGCCGCGGTCGCGCTGCTCGCCATCGTCGCCGCGGTCCTGCTCGCGGTCCGCCAGGCCAACCGCCTAGCCTCCCCGCTCACCGACCTCGCCGAGACCGCCGAGCGCCTCGGCTCCGGCGACCCCCGCCCGCGCCACAAGCGCTACGGCGTCCCCGAGCTCGACCGGGTCGCGGACGTCCTGGACAGCAGCGCGGAACGGATCGCGCGCATGCTCACCGCCGAGCGCCGCCTCGCCGCCGACGCCTCCCACCAGCTCCGTACGCCGCTGACGGCCCTCTCCATGCGCCTGGAGGAGATCACCCTCACCGACGACCCGGACACGGTGAAGGAGGAGGCGACCATCGCGCTGACGCAGGTCGAGCGCCTCACGGACGTGGTGGAGCGGCTGCTCACCAACGCCCGCGACCCGCGTACCGGCTCCGCCGTCACCTTCGACCTGGACGAGGTCATCAAGCAGCAGCTGGAGGAGTGGCGCCCCGCCTACCGCAGTGCGGGCCGCGCCATCGTCAGCTCGGGCAAGCGGCACCTGCGGGCCGTGGGCACCCCGGGCGCGGTCGCCCAGGTCCTGGCGGCCCTCATCGAGAACTCACTCATGCACGGCGGCGGCACCGTCGCCCTGCGCACCCGGGTCACCGGCAACCAGGCCGTCATCGAGGTCACGGACGAGGGCTCCGGCGTCCCCGCCGACCTCGGCGCCCGCATCTTCGAGCGCGCGATCAGCGGCCGCAACTCCACGGGCATCGGCCTCGCGGTCGCCCGCGACCTCGCGGAGGCCGACGGCGGCCGCCTGGAAATGCTCCAGGCCCAGCCCCCGGTCTTCGGCCTGTTCCTGTCGAGGACGCCCATGAAGCGGCCGCAGCTGGAAGAAGAGCCGACGGTTCGCTGAGGGTCCTCAGCTCCCCGTGCGTCGGGTGCGTCAGCTGACCCGCTGAGCAGGCCGCTCGGCCGGAGCCGTTTCCTCCAGGAACGATTCCGCACTCGCAACCGCCTCCCGCGCGGGCAACGTACGGAACACCCACGTCCGGTAGGACCAGAACCGGAACAGCGTGGCGATCCCGATGCCGAGCACCTTGAAGACGTTGCGCTGCAGCGAGCTGTCCCAGCCGAAGCCGTAGATCGCCGCGTACAGAATCCCGTTCTCGATCACCAGACCCACCGCGCTGAACGCGAGGAACAGCGTCAGCTCCTTCGTGCGGGCGCTGCGGTCGCGGTCCCGGTAGGTGAAGTACCGGAAGCCCAGGTAGTTGCAGAAGATCGCGACGACGGTGGCGATGATGTTGGCCCGCACGGCCTGCAGGCTCGTGGCGTGCCACAGGAAATTCGAGACGCCGAAGTTGACGACGGTGCCCAGGGCCCCCACGGCACCGAACTTCACGACCTCGCGCGCGAGCAGGTCGAAGCGCTCACGCAGGGTGCTGCGGGGCCCCGCACGCAGCTCCGTGGAACCAGTGCCCATGGTGTCGCCAGCCCCCGTCAGTCGGATACGTCAACCCAGCCATGCTAACCAGCGGCCCATGACCGGCGCCTGCGGACCGTCTCACGGGGGCGCAAAGACAAGCCCATGACAGCTCGGCGGGACCCGGCGACAACGGGCAAAGGGCCGGAAAAAGGGACGGAAACCGGCCACGGTGGCGTGGCCGATACTCTTGGAGCGTGACGTTCCCGGTAGTCGGCATGGTCGGCGGCGGTCAGCTCGCTCGTATGACACACGAGTCAGGTATCCCGCTCGGCATCAAATTCAAGCTCCTCAGTGACACCCCTCAGGATTCCGCGGCGCAGGTCGTCGGCGATGTCGTCATCGGCGACTATCGCGACCTCGGCACGCTGCGTGACTTCGCGCGGGGCTGCGACGTGATCACCTTCGATCACGAACACGTACCCACCGAGCACCTCAGGGCCCTGGAGGCGGACGGCATCCCCGTGCGCCCCGGCCCCGACGCGCTCGTGCACGCCCAGGACAAGGGCGTGATGCGGGCCAAGCTCGACGAGATCGGTGTGCCGTGCCCACGGCACCGGATCGTGACGGACGTCGCCGACGTCGCCGCGTTCGCGGCGGAAGGCCTCGCCGAAGGCGAAGAGGGCGACGGCTTCCCGGTCATCCTCAAGACGGTCCGCGGCGGCTACGACGGAAAGGGCGTCTGGTTCGTCCGCTCCCTCGAGGACGCCGCCGACCCCTTCCGCGCGGGCGTCCCCGTCCTCGCCGAGGAGAAGGTCGACTTCGTACGGGAGCTCGCGGCGAACGTCGTACGCTCGCCGCACGGCCAGGCCGTCGCGTACCCGGTGGTCGAGTCCCAGCAGGTCGACGGCGTCTGTGACACGGTCATCGCGCCCGCGCCCGGCATAACGGACGAGCTGGCCCTGCGCGCCGAGGAACTGGCCCTGCGCATCGCCAAGGAACTCGGAGTCGTCGGCCACCTCGCCGTGGAGCTCTTCGAGACGGCCGACGGCCGCATCCTCGTCAACGAGCTGGCGATGCGCCCGCACAACTCGGGCCACTGGACCCAGGACGGCGCGATCACCTCGCAGTTCGCCAACCACGTCCGCGCGGTCCTCGACCTGCCCCTCGGCGACCCGCGCCCGCGCGCCAAGTGGACGGTCATGGTCAACGTCCTCGGCGGCGACTACCCCGACATGTACTCCGCATACCTGCACTGCATGGCCCGCGACCCCCAGCTCAAGATCCACATGTACGGCAAGGACGTGAAGCCCGGCCGCAAGGTCGGCCACGTCAACACCTACGGCGACGACCTGGACGACGTGCTGGAGCGCGCCCGTCACGCTGCCGGCTACCTCAGAGGAACGATCACAGAATGACCGCACCCGTCCCGCCCGTCGTAGGCATCGTCATGGGGTCGGACTCCGACTGGCCCGTCATGGAGGCCGCCGCGGGGGCCCTCGACGAGTTCGAGATCCCCTACGAGGTGGACGTCGTCTCCGCGCACCGGATGCCGCACGAGATGATCGCGTACGGCGAGCAGGCCGCCGAGCGCGGTCTCAAGGCGATCATCGCGGGCGCGGGCGGAGCCGCCCACCTGCCCGGCATGCTCGCCTCGGTCACCCCGCTGCCCGTGATCGGCGTGCCGGTCCCGCTGAAGTACCTCGACGGCATGGACTCGCTGCTGTCGATCGTGCAGATGCCCGCGGGCGTGCCGGTCGCCACCGTCTCCATCGGCGGAGCGCGCAACGCGGGCCTGCTGGCCGCCCGGATGCTGGCCGCGCACGACGAGGAACTCCTCGCCCGTATGCGGGAGTTCCAGCAGGAGCTGGGCGACCAGGCCCGCGAGAAGGGCAAGCGGCTGCGCACCAAGGTCGAGGGCGCGGGCAACGGCTTCGGCTTCGGGAAGTGACGCGGATGACCTCCCCCGACGCCGCTGCCTCCCTCGACGAAGCCCGGGACCTGCTGCGGGAGTTCCCCGTCGTCGACGGGCACAACGACCTCCCCTGGGCGCTGCGCGAACAGGTCCGTTACGACCTCGGCGCCCGCGACATCGCCACCGACCAGAGCGCCCACCTGCACACCGACCTGGGACGCCTGCGCGCGGGCGGCGTCGGCGCACAGTTCTGGTCGGTGTACGTCCGCTCGGACCAGCCGGGCGCCGTGCCCGCGACGCTCGAACAGATCGACTGCGTACGGCAGTTGATCACGCGCTATCCGTCGGACCTGCGGGGCGCGCTGACGGCCGCCGACATGGAGGCGGCCCGCGCCGAGGGCCGTATCGCCTCCCTGATGGGCGCCGAGGGCGGCCACTCGATCGCCAACTCCCTCGCCACGCTACGGGCGTTGTACGCACTCGGCGTCCGCTACATGACCCTCACGCACAACGACAACAACGACTGGGCGGACTCGGCGACGGACGAGCCGGGCGTCGGCGGTCTGTCGGCCTTCGGCCGCGCCGTCGTGCGGGAGATGAACCGCGAGGGCATGCTCGTCGACCTCTCGCACGTGGCGGCGACGACGATGCGCGACGCGCTGGACACCACGTCCGCGCCGGTGATCTTCTCCCACTCCTCGTCGCGGGCCGTCTGCGACCACCCGCGCAACATCCCGGACGACGTCCTGGAACGGCTGCCCGCCAACGGGGGAGTCGCGATGGTGACCTTCGTACCGAAGTTCGTGCTCCAGGCCGCCGTCGACTGGACGGCCGCCGCCGACGAGAACATGCGCGCCCACGGCTTCCACCACCTCGCCACCACCCCCGAGGCGATGAAGGTCCACCGCGCCTTCGAGGAGACCAACCCGCGGCCCATCGCCACGGTCTCCACGGTCGCCGACCACCTGGACCACATGCGCGAGGTCGCCGGCGTCGACCACCTCGGCATCGGCGGCGACTACGACGGCACGGCGTTCACCCCGGACGGCCTCGGCGACGTCTCCGGCTATCCGAACCTGATCGCCGAGCTGCACGACCGCGGCTGGTCGAGGACCGACCTGGCCAAGCTGACCTGGCAGAACGCCGTACGGGTGCTCGGCGCGGCCGAGGACGTGGCCCGCGAGCTCCAGGCGACGAGGGGACCGTCGAACGCGACGCTGGAGCAACTGGACGGCTGACGCCCGCGGACTTCCGCACGGTGGGCGAGGCGTACCCCCAAACGCCCCGCCCACCAGGAAGCGCCCGCAGCTCCGTGCGACGGTGACCGTACTGCGATCTCTGACGTACGGAGCCCCGCCATGGCCGACCTGCAGGACGAACTGCACACCACCGCCGAGGTTGGCGCGCTCGATGAGCAGCCCGCTGTCCGACCGGAGCTTCCCGCAAAGACGGCGGCCGACCCGGCCGAGGACCCGCTCGCGCGGGCCCACGCCTTCCTCGCCGCCCACCCCGTCGCCGACGGCTACAGCGGCCTGCCCTGGGCACTGCGCCACCTCCCCTGGTTCGACCTGGAACTGGGCGAGAGCTCCGTGGACACGGATGTGCCGCGGATGCGCCAGGGGCACGTGGCCGCCCTCTTCTGGTCGCTGCACCTGCCCGAGGGGCTGGCCAAGGACCGGGCCGTCGGCGCGACCCTGGAACAGCTCGACCTCGTGAACACGGTGGTCCAGGCCCACCCCGAGGGCCTGCGGCTGGCGAGCAGCGCCGGGCAGACCACCGACGCCCGCAACTGCGGCCGCGTCGCCGTCGTCCTCGGCCCCGCCGGAGCGAGCGCACTCGGCGACTCGATGGGCATCCTGCGCGCCCTGCACGCGCTCGGCCTGCGCGCGGTCACCCTCTCGGGCGCCTCCTGGGCGAGCGAGGTGGGCCTGACCCGGTTCGGCGAGGAGGTGCTGCGCGAGATGAACCGGCTCGGCGTCCTCGCCGACCTCTCCGGCGCCTCCGAGGCCACGACCCGCCGCGCCCTCGCCGTGTCCAAGGCGCCGGTCGTCTTCGCCCGCTCCGCGGCCCGCGCCCTGCGCCCCCACCCGGCCAACCTCCCCGACGACCTCCTCGAAGAGCTGGGCACCGCCAAGGGCCTGTGCCTGGTCCCGCTCACGGCCGAGCAGACCGGCCCCTCCGTACGGGACGTGGCCGACCATCTCGACCACGTCCGTACGATCGCGGGCCCGGAGTGCGTCGGCCTGTCGGGCACCTACGACTCCGGAAGCGCGCACCCCCAGGACCTCCCCGACGCGTCGGGCTACCCGCGGCTGATCGCCGAACTCCTCGACCGCGGCTGGTCCGAGCCCGACCTCGCCCTGCTCACCTGGGGCAACGTCCAACGGGTGCTGCGCAACGCGGACTTCACGGCCCGCGCCGCCCGGCAGCGCCGCGATCCGTCCACGGCGAAGATCGCCGAACTCGACGGGTGACCGGGGGTACGCCGGCCCGAATGCCCCGCCGGGCCGGCGTACCTCCTGGGTGGTTCCTCTTCTCAGCAGGCGCAGAGGCAGAACGGGTGCCCCGCCGGGTCCGCGTAGACCCGCCAGTTGCGTGAGCGGTCCTCCGTGTCCAGCGCCTTCGCGCCGAGCGCGAGCACGCCCTTCTCGGCCGCGTCCAGGTCCTCCACGGTCAGGTCCAGATGGAACTGCTGCGAGTCGTCGGGCGCGGGCCACTTCGGTGCTACGTGTCCGGGCGCGGCCTGGAACGCCATCGACTGCCCGCCGGGCACGCTCAGGTCGACCCAGCGGCCCTCACCCTCGACCGTGCCGCCCAGCACCTCGGCGTAGAACCCGGCGAGCGCACCCGGGTCGGGACAGTCCAGAACAATGGCGCCGAGCTTGGCGAGAGCCATGACTACTCCTCCTGGTTACCGGTAGAACCGGTTAAGGGGTAACGGTTACTGCATGCTCCCCCATTGGAGGTAACGTCGCAACCATGAATGACCGCGCGCCCGCACCCGATGGGCTCTCCCTGGTGGAGGCCCTGGTCAACACGCTGGACCTGGCGTCGGGCGCGGACACGCTGGACAGCCCCGAGGGCCGGGCGCCCTTCGGGATCGCGGAGAGCGAGGTCGAGGCGGCCCGTGAGCTGCGTGAATCGCTGCGCGCGGTCTGCCTGGCGCACGCCGGCCACCCGCCGCACCGCACCGTGACCCCGCTGGGGGTCCTGCTCGCGGCCGCCCCGCTCGTCGTGACCGTCTCCGCGGCCGACGGCTCGGCGACACTGAGTCCCGCCGATGACCCGGCCCCCCTCGCCTCCCGCGTCGCCGCCGCCGTCGCGGAGGCCCTCACCGCCGGCACCTGGCTCCGCCTCAAGGCCTGCGAACTGCCCGAATGTCACTGGGCGTACTACGACCGCAGCCCGGCAGGCCGCGGCCGCTGGTGCACGATGTCGGTGTGCGGGGCGCGGGCCAAGATGCGCCGCTACCGCGCGAAGTAAGCCCTTCCGGCCCACGCCGTACCGGAGCCGTGGACAATGAGACACGACTCCGGTCCGGCCGACTGAGCCTCGGCCGGACCGGAGTTCTTCTGCGAGGACTGCTAGGCGGTCGGGCGCCCCATGGCCCGGTACGTCCACCCGGCCCGGCGCCACAGCTCCGGGTCGAGGGCGTTGCGGCCGTCGAGGATCAGACGGACCGCGGCCGCTTCGCCCAGCGTCGCCGGGTCCAGCTCACGGAACTCGCGCCATTCCGTGAGGTG
Above is a genomic segment from Streptomyces sp. R21 containing:
- a CDS encoding GtrA family protein, which codes for MGTGSTELRAGPRSTLRERFDLLAREVVKFGAVGALGTVVNFGVSNFLWHATSLQAVRANIIATVVAIFCNYLGFRYFTYRDRDRSARTKELTLFLAFSAVGLVIENGILYAAIYGFGWDSSLQRNVFKVLGIGIATLFRFWSYRTWVFRTLPAREAVASAESFLEETAPAERPAQRVS
- a CDS encoding response regulator transcription factor, which translates into the protein MTRVLLAEDDASISEPLARALRREGYEVEVREDGPTALDAGLQGGIDLVVLDLGLPGMDGLEVARRLRAEGHTVPILVLTARADEVDTVVGLDAGADDYVTKPFRLAELLARVRALLRRGAAEPAQPPATHGVRIDVESHRAWMGEEELQLTAKEFDLLRVLVRDAGRVVTRDQLMREVWDTTWWSSTKTLDMHISWLRKKLGDDAANPRYIATVRGVGFRFEKS
- a CDS encoding ATP-binding protein, which translates into the protein MRRRLIQSTLAVVLVVIAVFGVSLVIVETRTIGNSAQERVDSEAQKLASIVDSRLIGDARVSGEILKAQVTGQRYAVIRIPGKDPIEVGTKPGGDVIHAKVKGEEGETVVVQEPRSSVTREVGRTLLIIAAVALLAIVAAVLLAVRQANRLASPLTDLAETAERLGSGDPRPRHKRYGVPELDRVADVLDSSAERIARMLTAERRLAADASHQLRTPLTALSMRLEEITLTDDPDTVKEEATIALTQVERLTDVVERLLTNARDPRTGSAVTFDLDEVIKQQLEEWRPAYRSAGRAIVSSGKRHLRAVGTPGAVAQVLAALIENSLMHGGGTVALRTRVTGNQAVIEVTDEGSGVPADLGARIFERAISGRNSTGIGLAVARDLAEADGGRLEMLQAQPPVFGLFLSRTPMKRPQLEEEPTVR
- a CDS encoding 5-(carboxyamino)imidazole ribonucleotide synthase, translated to MTFPVVGMVGGGQLARMTHESGIPLGIKFKLLSDTPQDSAAQVVGDVVIGDYRDLGTLRDFARGCDVITFDHEHVPTEHLRALEADGIPVRPGPDALVHAQDKGVMRAKLDEIGVPCPRHRIVTDVADVAAFAAEGLAEGEEGDGFPVILKTVRGGYDGKGVWFVRSLEDAADPFRAGVPVLAEEKVDFVRELAANVVRSPHGQAVAYPVVESQQVDGVCDTVIAPAPGITDELALRAEELALRIAKELGVVGHLAVELFETADGRILVNELAMRPHNSGHWTQDGAITSQFANHVRAVLDLPLGDPRPRAKWTVMVNVLGGDYPDMYSAYLHCMARDPQLKIHMYGKDVKPGRKVGHVNTYGDDLDDVLERARHAAGYLRGTITE
- a CDS encoding oligopeptide:H+ symporter; this translates as MASSLTKDSVTPGTPGSEKTFFGHPRGLATLFMTEMWERFSYYGMRALLPLYLVAPGGLHLSAATATAIYSVYVSLVYLLALPGGWFADRVLGPRKTVAVAGLVIMLGHLTLALPTSGTFFAGLGLVAIGSGLLKANISTMVGHLYKGADDPRRDGGFTLFYIGINVGAFAAPLVIGTIGENVNWHLGFALAALGMALGLGQFLLGSRHLNSRSDIVPTPLSAEEKSATLRKSAIWAAIAVVFYAVVGFSGHYTLNWLLVPITIAGLIIPVLVIGRIKRDKDLDRAEQSKMSAYIWFFVAAAVFWMIYDQGGSTLSIFADSSAENTVFGWEFPVSWYQSVNPVMIMALAPVFAWAWLAMNRRGKEPSTAVKFASGLLLIGASFFLFLAPLSIAEGGHKAAAMWLVAIYFVQTVAELTVSPVGLSVTTKMAPAKYASQMMGVWFLAVTAGDATTGLLSIAGVDLNKTGIVAFQAVLAVVAGVAVWMYRKKVKELMGDVH
- the purE gene encoding 5-(carboxyamino)imidazole ribonucleotide mutase, which codes for MTAPVPPVVGIVMGSDSDWPVMEAAAGALDEFEIPYEVDVVSAHRMPHEMIAYGEQAAERGLKAIIAGAGGAAHLPGMLASVTPLPVIGVPVPLKYLDGMDSLLSIVQMPAGVPVATVSIGGARNAGLLAARMLAAHDEELLARMREFQQELGDQAREKGKRLRTKVEGAGNGFGFGK